Proteins from a single region of Gemmatimonadaceae bacterium:
- a CDS encoding nuclear transport factor 2 family protein, with product MLSAQAGPGAPVAVASDRARLLQLEDDWAKALVKRDRGVFQRLLAPGFVYTEDDKLSTRDEVLRDIITAGDTVKSSHNEDMVTHFRGSTGVVTGLLVIEGRANGAGYVHRYRFTDTWVKNADGSWQIFAAEDYLIPAKKS from the coding sequence GTGCTGTCCGCCCAGGCCGGCCCCGGAGCGCCCGTCGCGGTGGCGTCCGACCGGGCCAGACTCCTTCAGCTGGAAGACGATTGGGCCAAGGCCCTCGTCAAGCGCGACCGGGGCGTGTTTCAGCGCCTGCTCGCCCCGGGATTTGTCTACACCGAAGACGACAAGCTTTCGACTCGCGACGAAGTTCTGCGCGACATCATCACCGCGGGCGACACGGTGAAATCGTCCCACAACGAAGACATGGTGACGCACTTCCGCGGCAGCACCGGCGTCGTGACCGGGTTGCTCGTGATCGAGGGCCGCGCGAACGGCGCGGGCTACGTCCACCGCTATCGATTCACCGACACCTGGGTCAAGAACGCCGACGGTTCGTGGCAGATCTTTGCCGCCGAAGACTATCTGATCCCGGCTAAGAAGTCTTAG